One part of the Parasphingorhabdus sp. SCSIO 66989 genome encodes these proteins:
- the msrA gene encoding peptide-methionine (S)-S-oxide reductase MsrA — MSEQTAILAGGCFWCTEAVFNDVIGVSKVESGYIGGETENPTYRQVCSGRTGHAEAIRVTFDDDVISYGEVLDIFFATHDPTQLNRQGNDVGTQYRSALFPLDDAQRAEAEAGKTRAASDWPQPIVTTIEEPSTWYSAEDYHQEYWEGEGQRNPYCLATIPPKLQKLRKSFANRVKS; from the coding sequence ATGAGCGAACAGACAGCGATATTGGCAGGCGGATGTTTCTGGTGCACCGAGGCGGTGTTCAATGATGTCATCGGGGTCAGCAAGGTCGAGAGTGGCTATATTGGCGGTGAGACCGAAAACCCGACCTATCGTCAGGTCTGTTCAGGCCGCACCGGCCATGCCGAGGCGATCCGCGTTACTTTTGACGATGATGTGATCAGCTATGGCGAAGTGCTGGATATCTTCTTCGCCACCCATGATCCGACGCAGCTCAATCGTCAGGGCAATGATGTCGGCACCCAATATCGCTCGGCGCTGTTCCCGCTGGACGATGCGCAGCGTGCAGAAGCCGAGGCAGGCAAGACGCGCGCGGCATCGGATTGGCCGCAGCCGATTGTCACCACAATTGAGGAGCCCAGCACCTGGTATTCTGCCGAGGACTATCATCAGGAATATTGGGAAGGCGAGGGCCAGCGTAACCCCTATTGCCTCGCCACTATCCCGCCCAAGCTGCAAAAGCTGCGAAAGAGTTTTGCCAATCGGGTAAAGTCATAG
- a CDS encoding efflux RND transporter permease subunit, with translation MSPAAFTIGRWQLSLVMFLLLAALGVSSLLTITRSVDPHFPIPVVTIVAAQPGADAADLEETVAKPIEEVLQGLDDIDEINSTSYDGQSVIRAQFDWGGDADKYFDDVVREVGAIRDQLPEGLLSLDYRKVRTTESAVLQLALMSDTASWRRMEKYAGDLQDALVRYPGIRGVDIDGLPQPEVEVAIEPGRLAELSITPTAVADALRAGGAELPPGAVQSGERRFNVEAGGAFRDLDTIRQLPVRAANGATLTVDDVAEVYWGNSEQLYRARFNGKRSVFVTIRQKDGVDVIRLREQIIAELDQQKQFLPPDMKLEQIFDQSRDIEKRLSELTRDFTIAVTLVIFTLLPLGWRASVIVMISIPLSLASGLLAIDASGYNLSQLTIAGFIVALGLLVDDSIVVTENIARHLRMGKRRSIAAIDATKEITPAVLGSTGVLIFAFAPLLFLPEGAGEFTRSFIFAIIYTVAASLVVSLTIIPFLASRILSRNEDPEGNALLRWLTHQIERFYNPILHRALDNPRMTFWGAMALCISAFGLIPVIGFSLFPYADTSYFLVTVESEEGSSLDRTDRITKQINTILAKEESIIARAENVGADNPQVFYNVFSNRQRTNYGETLVVLDEWNPKTSPDMIARLREQFDAIPGARINVELFQNGAPVAAPIELRIVGDDLETLREYAGEIEQILRNTPGARDVINPVSTNRIDLNLGLDERKAALLNIPVGEPRRALRLALRGEQAATFRDSEGDSYPVTVRLPLANNQPVSALDTVYVATRTGDPVPLTQISSPKLEAVPPQIARYQQERTVTVTANVEPDVLVTNVTRDALQRIEKEVDFAQGYRILVGGETEAIGNTFSGFGPIIVIALFGIFAVLVAEFGRFRETIVVAGVIPLGTFGGLIALLLTGNSLSYMAIIGFVALVGIEIKNSILLVDFTAQLRDQGMPLREAIERAGEVRFLPVLLTSVTAVGGLSPLAIAGGSLYGPLAWVIIGGLISSTVLSRIITPVMYLLIARHAGDTDDSGDTKSEAAPA, from the coding sequence ATGAGTCCTGCCGCCTTCACCATTGGCCGCTGGCAATTGTCGCTGGTGATGTTTCTGTTGCTGGCGGCGCTGGGTGTCAGCTCGCTGCTCACCATCACCCGCTCGGTCGATCCGCATTTTCCCATTCCGGTCGTCACCATTGTCGCCGCTCAACCCGGCGCCGATGCAGCTGATCTGGAAGAGACGGTTGCCAAGCCAATTGAGGAGGTGCTGCAGGGTCTGGATGATATCGATGAAATCAACTCGACCAGCTATGATGGGCAATCGGTCATCCGCGCCCAGTTTGACTGGGGTGGTGACGCTGACAAATATTTTGATGATGTGGTGCGCGAGGTCGGCGCGATCCGCGATCAGTTGCCTGAGGGGTTGCTGAGCCTCGACTATCGCAAGGTGCGCACCACCGAATCCGCGGTGCTGCAACTGGCATTGATGAGCGATACCGCAAGCTGGCGGCGGATGGAGAAATATGCCGGTGATCTGCAGGACGCGTTGGTGCGCTATCCCGGCATCAGGGGGGTGGATATTGATGGCCTGCCCCAGCCGGAAGTCGAAGTGGCGATTGAGCCCGGCCGGTTGGCCGAGCTCAGCATCACGCCAACAGCCGTTGCCGATGCGCTGCGCGCCGGGGGTGCGGAATTGCCGCCCGGCGCGGTGCAGAGCGGTGAACGGCGCTTCAATGTCGAGGCAGGCGGCGCGTTTCGCGATCTTGATACTATCCGCCAATTACCGGTCCGCGCCGCCAATGGCGCAACGTTGACGGTGGATGATGTCGCCGAGGTCTATTGGGGCAATAGCGAGCAGCTCTATCGCGCCCGGTTCAACGGCAAGCGCAGCGTGTTTGTTACCATCCGACAAAAGGATGGCGTCGATGTGATCCGCCTGCGCGAGCAGATTATCGCCGAGCTTGACCAGCAGAAACAGTTCCTGCCGCCGGATATGAAGCTGGAACAGATATTCGACCAGAGCCGCGATATTGAAAAGCGGCTGAGCGAGTTGACCCGCGACTTCACCATCGCGGTGACCCTGGTGATCTTCACCCTGTTGCCGCTTGGCTGGCGCGCATCGGTGATTGTGATGATCTCGATCCCGCTATCGCTGGCGTCGGGCCTGTTGGCGATTGATGCCTCGGGCTATAATCTCAGCCAGTTGACCATTGCCGGCTTTATTGTCGCGCTCGGTCTGCTGGTCGATGACTCGATTGTGGTGACCGAGAATATCGCCCGCCATTTGCGCATGGGCAAGCGACGAAGTATCGCCGCGATCGATGCCACCAAGGAGATTACGCCCGCCGTGTTGGGATCCACAGGGGTGCTGATCTTCGCCTTTGCGCCCTTGCTGTTTCTGCCTGAGGGGGCGGGGGAGTTTACCCGCTCCTTCATCTTTGCGATCATATACACCGTAGCGGCGTCGCTGGTGGTCTCGCTCACCATCATTCCGTTTCTCGCCAGCCGCATATTGTCGCGCAATGAGGATCCGGAAGGCAATGCACTGCTGCGCTGGCTGACGCATCAGATTGAGCGCTTCTATAACCCGATATTGCACCGCGCGCTGGATAATCCGCGGATGACATTCTGGGGCGCGATGGCGCTGTGTATCTCGGCTTTCGGGTTGATCCCGGTAATCGGTTTCAGCCTGTTTCCCTATGCCGACACCAGCTATTTTCTGGTGACGGTGGAGTCGGAAGAAGGCAGCAGCCTCGACCGTACCGACCGGATCACCAAGCAGATCAACACCATCCTGGCCAAGGAAGAATCGATTATCGCGCGCGCCGAGAATGTCGGTGCCGATAATCCCCAGGTCTTCTACAATGTGTTCTCCAATCGCCAGCGCACCAATTATGGCGAGACGCTGGTGGTGCTGGATGAATGGAACCCCAAGACCAGCCCCGACATGATTGCCCGTTTGCGTGAGCAATTTGACGCCATCCCCGGTGCGCGCATCAATGTCGAGCTGTTCCAGAATGGCGCGCCGGTTGCCGCTCCGATTGAGCTCAGAATTGTCGGCGATGATCTGGAGACGCTGCGCGAATATGCCGGAGAGATTGAGCAGATATTGCGCAATACGCCGGGCGCGCGCGATGTCATCAATCCGGTCAGCACCAATCGCATCGACCTAAATTTGGGATTGGATGAGCGCAAGGCGGCGCTGCTCAATATCCCGGTGGGAGAGCCAAGGCGCGCCCTGCGTCTGGCGTTGCGTGGTGAGCAGGCGGCGACCTTCCGTGACAGTGAGGGAGACAGCTATCCGGTGACAGTGCGCTTGCCGCTGGCGAATAACCAGCCGGTTTCTGCACTCGACACTGTTTATGTCGCGACCCGAACCGGCGATCCGGTGCCGCTGACCCAGATATCCAGCCCCAAGCTGGAGGCGGTGCCGCCACAGATTGCGCGCTATCAGCAGGAGCGTACCGTTACTGTCACCGCCAATGTCGAGCCCGATGTGTTGGTCACCAACGTCACCCGTGATGCGCTGCAGCGGATCGAGAAGGAGGTGGACTTCGCCCAAGGTTATCGCATCTTGGTCGGTGGCGAGACCGAGGCGATTGGCAATACCTTTTCCGGCTTCGGACCGATCATCGTCATTGCCCTTTTCGGTATCTTTGCGGTTCTGGTCGCCGAATTTGGCCGTTTCCGCGAGACTATCGTGGTCGCCGGGGTGATCCCGCTCGGCACTTTTGGCGGTCTGATTGCCTTGCTGCTTACCGGCAATTCGCTCTCCTATATGGCGATCATCGGCTTTGTCGCGCTGGTGGGTATCGAGATTAAAAACTCGATCCTGCTGGTCGATTTCACCGCCCAGCTGCGTGATCAGGGGATGCCTTTGCGCGAGGCGATTGAGCGCGCGGGTGAAGTGCGCTTCCTGCCGGTATTGTTGACATCGGTCACCGCTGTAGGCGGGCTCAGCCCATTGGCGATTGCCGGTGGCTCGCTCTACGGCCCGCTTGCCTGGGTGATTATCGGCGGGCTTATTTCGTCCACCGTGCTGTCGCGGATCATCACGCCGGTAATGTACCTGCTGATCGCCCGCCATGCCGGGGATACCGATGATAGTGGCGATACCAAGAGCGAGGCGGCTCCGGCCTAG
- a CDS encoding acyl-CoA dehydrogenase, with the protein MTFTAPTKDQLFALETATNIAELANHDRFAEADADLVQAIVEGVGQFAEGEFAPLNRVGDEVGAKLVDGRVVMPEGFKQAYKGYVEAGWNSLCATPDHGGQGLPFALATVSLDSLGAANMAFTLCPMLSVGAIEALEHHGSEEQKERYLPKLISGEWPGTMNLTEPQAGSDVGALRTTATPLGDGKYQIKGQKIYITFGDHDMADNIIHLVLARTPDAPPGTKGISLFLVPKYQLNDDGTPGKEQDIETVSIEHKLGIHASPTCVLQYGERGECIGELIGGEFGGIRAMFTMMNNARLNVGLQGVEIAERATQQALYYAQERVQSARAGGDSRDPVAIVEHPDVRRMLLRMKAGTEAARALLYFAAGQVDRATLGMDGAQEKVDILTPLAKGYGTDLGIEIASLGVQIHGGMGFVEETGAAQHYRDARIMPIYEGTNGIQAADLVGRKLAMRGGEAMKEFLDELRDIAGNEAHVAELVAACQEVTNWMLGASVDERLAGSYAFMTMMAVATSGALMAKQHRVAQERLDAGEGDSAFLKAKLVTTRYYCDHMVPEALGLKASAMGGADLLYALSAEELAA; encoded by the coding sequence ATGACTTTCACCGCGCCGACCAAGGACCAGCTTTTCGCGCTGGAGACCGCCACCAATATTGCCGAACTGGCGAACCATGACCGTTTTGCCGAGGCAGACGCCGATCTGGTGCAAGCCATTGTTGAAGGCGTCGGCCAATTTGCCGAGGGCGAATTTGCGCCGCTCAATCGCGTAGGCGATGAAGTCGGTGCCAAGCTGGTCGATGGCCGGGTGGTTATGCCTGAAGGCTTCAAGCAAGCCTATAAGGGCTATGTCGAGGCCGGGTGGAACAGCCTGTGCGCCACGCCCGATCATGGCGGGCAGGGCCTGCCCTTTGCGCTGGCGACGGTCTCGCTGGACTCGCTCGGCGCGGCGAATATGGCCTTTACCCTGTGCCCCATGCTCTCGGTCGGCGCGATTGAGGCGCTCGAACACCATGGCAGTGAGGAGCAGAAGGAACGCTATCTGCCCAAGCTGATCTCCGGCGAATGGCCGGGCACGATGAACCTCACCGAACCACAGGCGGGCAGCGATGTCGGCGCGCTGCGTACCACCGCGACGCCGCTGGGAGATGGCAAATATCAGATCAAGGGCCAGAAGATTTATATCACCTTTGGCGATCATGACATGGCCGACAATATCATCCATCTGGTTCTGGCGCGCACTCCCGATGCGCCTCCGGGGACCAAAGGTATCTCGCTGTTTCTGGTGCCGAAATATCAGCTTAATGACGATGGCACGCCGGGCAAGGAGCAGGATATCGAAACCGTCTCGATCGAGCACAAGCTCGGCATCCATGCCTCGCCCACCTGTGTGCTGCAATATGGCGAGCGCGGCGAGTGCATTGGCGAGCTGATCGGTGGCGAATTTGGCGGCATCCGCGCGATGTTCACCATGATGAACAATGCCCGGCTCAATGTCGGGCTGCAGGGCGTCGAGATTGCCGAGCGCGCAACGCAACAGGCGCTTTACTATGCGCAAGAGCGGGTGCAATCGGCACGCGCCGGTGGCGACAGCCGTGACCCGGTAGCGATTGTCGAGCATCCCGATGTCCGCCGCATGTTGCTGCGGATGAAGGCAGGCACCGAAGCGGCGCGGGCTTTGCTCTATTTTGCCGCGGGGCAGGTTGATCGCGCAACGCTCGGAATGGACGGCGCGCAGGAAAAGGTCGATATCCTCACCCCGCTGGCCAAGGGCTATGGCACCGATCTCGGCATAGAGATCGCGTCACTCGGTGTGCAGATTCACGGCGGCATGGGCTTTGTCGAGGAAACCGGTGCCGCGCAGCATTATCGCGATGCCCGCATCATGCCGATCTATGAAGGCACCAATGGCATTCAGGCCGCCGATCTAGTTGGCCGCAAACTGGCCATGCGTGGCGGCGAGGCGATGAAGGAGTTTCTCGACGAACTACGCGATATTGCGGGCAATGAGGCGCACGTCGCCGAGCTGGTCGCGGCGTGCCAGGAGGTTACCAACTGGATGCTGGGTGCGTCGGTCGATGAACGGCTGGCGGGCAGCTATGCCTTTATGACGATGATGGCGGTGGCAACATCGGGCGCGCTGATGGCGAAGCAACACCGCGTGGCGCAGGAGCGTCTCGACGCCGGAGAGGGCGACAGCGCGTTCCTAAAGGCCAAGCTGGTCACTACCCGCTATTATTGCGACCATATGGTCCCCGAAGCGCTGGGCCTGAAGGCGTCAGCCATGGGTGGTGCAGACTTGCTTTACGCACTAAGCGCGGAAGAACTGGCTGCATAG
- a CDS encoding L-threonylcarbamoyladenylate synthase, whose product MVETSADKPEILAFSDDAIARVVEALQADQPVALPTETVYGLAANAASADAVAAIYRAKGRPDFNPLIVHVPDVSAARTITHFNAMAETLAKAFWPGPLTMVLPLSDNGRAKITPAVTAGLDTIALRCPAHRAMQTILHGSSLLLAAPSANRSGAISPTAAAHVATSLQDRIDLVLDDGPCSAGVESTIVGVTGDGWRILRPGPIAAQVIIDLLGIEPIIASDDKHITAPGQMASHYAPTKPLQLATTVSTADQWLIGFGEIAGDDTLSARGDLAEAAARLYAALHRADASDRKRIGIAPIPDSGIGTAINDRLRRAASKH is encoded by the coding sequence ATGGTGGAAACTAGTGCAGATAAACCGGAAATCCTAGCCTTTAGTGACGATGCGATTGCCCGTGTTGTCGAGGCTTTACAAGCGGATCAACCGGTCGCCCTGCCGACCGAGACGGTCTATGGCCTGGCCGCCAATGCCGCATCCGCGGATGCCGTAGCGGCGATCTATCGCGCCAAGGGACGGCCCGATTTCAATCCGCTGATCGTGCATGTGCCGGATGTCTCTGCCGCGCGAACCATTACGCACTTCAATGCCATGGCGGAAACGCTTGCCAAGGCCTTTTGGCCCGGCCCGCTGACGATGGTTTTGCCACTCAGCGATAATGGGCGCGCCAAGATTACACCAGCCGTAACAGCGGGACTGGATACCATTGCCCTACGCTGCCCCGCGCATCGGGCGATGCAGACGATATTGCATGGTTCCAGCCTGCTGCTGGCCGCCCCTTCGGCCAATCGCAGCGGCGCGATCAGCCCAACCGCAGCCGCGCATGTTGCCACCAGTTTGCAGGACCGGATCGATTTGGTGCTTGATGATGGCCCATGCAGCGCGGGTGTGGAATCCACCATTGTTGGGGTGACAGGTGATGGCTGGCGCATATTGCGGCCCGGCCCGATAGCGGCGCAGGTGATAATTGATCTACTGGGCATCGAGCCGATTATAGCGAGCGATGACAAACACATCACCGCACCGGGTCAAATGGCCAGTCATTATGCGCCCACCAAGCCTTTGCAACTGGCGACAACCGTATCCACAGCGGACCAATGGCTGATCGGATTTGGAGAGATTGCAGGCGACGACACCCTGTCCGCCAGAGGTGATTTGGCCGAAGCGGCAGCGCGTTTATATGCCGCGTTGCACCGAGCCGATGCCAGTGATCGAAAGCGCATTGGCATTGCGCCAATACCCGATAGCGGAATCGGGACCGCTATCAATGATCGCCTGCGCCGCGCAGCATCAAAGCACTGA
- a CDS encoding efflux RND transporter periplasmic adaptor subunit, producing MRRLSIIRQRKQTGLLSGSLGGRLALAGALLMLSACGGGAEEDDAKEQPRPEVTTTAVQIADTTRVLEAAGTVRYLAETSLGFTTPGKIASIRYVAGESVKRGELLASLDTTTVTADLASARAELERAEAEYGRIAKLFDQGWVTRARLDQSEAAAKAARAAVSSAGFARETSQIIAPSSGVILARNAEPGQIVQPGTAVLILGEAARGMVFEVPVIDSDVAELSIGMPAKIRLAALGNEEIEAQIRDIDGRADTLSGTFTVSFALPANPGLRSGQIGTAYVTMPKTRVSNQMTIPPEALFDVRADEGFVYVLKEVKAEGGQKALKAEARNVSIGNVLDDRITINTGLKPGERIIVTGHQDVHSGDLVAVAKSARPKASAAKASAAKAASGAGQ from the coding sequence GTGAGGCGATTATCCATTATTAGGCAGAGAAAACAGACCGGGCTGCTGTCGGGCTCGCTTGGCGGGCGGCTGGCGCTGGCCGGGGCTTTGCTGATGCTCTCGGCATGCGGTGGCGGGGCCGAAGAGGATGATGCTAAGGAGCAGCCGCGTCCTGAGGTCACCACCACCGCCGTCCAGATTGCCGATACCACTCGCGTGCTCGAAGCGGCGGGCACGGTGCGCTATCTGGCGGAGACCTCGCTGGGGTTTACTACACCGGGCAAGATCGCTTCCATCCGCTATGTCGCGGGCGAGAGCGTCAAGCGTGGCGAATTGCTGGCATCGCTCGATACCACCACCGTCACCGCAGACCTTGCCAGTGCGCGCGCCGAGCTGGAGCGGGCCGAGGCGGAATATGGCCGCATTGCCAAGCTGTTTGACCAGGGCTGGGTGACACGCGCCCGGCTCGACCAGTCCGAAGCGGCGGCCAAGGCGGCGCGCGCGGCGGTCAGCTCGGCCGGATTTGCCCGCGAAACCTCCCAGATTATCGCGCCTTCCAGCGGCGTCATCCTGGCGCGCAATGCGGAGCCGGGGCAGATTGTCCAGCCGGGCACGGCGGTATTGATCCTGGGCGAAGCGGCGCGCGGCATGGTGTTTGAGGTGCCGGTAATTGACAGCGATGTTGCCGAGCTCAGCATCGGCATGCCCGCGAAAATCCGTCTCGCCGCGCTCGGCAATGAAGAGATTGAGGCGCAGATCCGCGATATTGATGGCCGTGCCGATACGCTTTCGGGCACCTTCACCGTCAGCTTTGCGCTGCCCGCCAATCCCGGCCTGCGTTCAGGCCAGATCGGCACCGCCTATGTCACCATGCCGAAGACACGGGTCTCTAACCAGATGACCATACCGCCCGAGGCGCTGTTCGATGTGCGCGCCGATGAGGGCTTTGTCTATGTGCTGAAAGAGGTGAAGGCCGAGGGTGGCCAAAAGGCGCTGAAAGCCGAGGCGCGTAATGTAAGTATAGGCAATGTGCTGGATGACCGGATCACGATCAATACCGGGCTGAAGCCGGGCGAGCGCATCATCGTTACCGGGCATCAGGATGTTCATTCGGGCGATCTGGTGGCGGTGGCCAAATCGGCGCGCCCTAAGGCTTCTGCGGCCAAGGCCTCTGCAGCCAAAGCGGCAAGCGGGGCCGGGCAGTGA
- a CDS encoding SMI1/KNR4 family protein produces the protein MTDRNLILEAINEIDNSVFDRPFLNAKFSVSEDDIKEVERSISISFPLSYRMFLNFFGSGEFRGMEIRGLVPNKLFQDTSSSALTLNRNLQRDFDFPDDLFAFENHDGDAVSCLMLSWIEDGECPVILWDHSESYERQLARPHILAESFGAYFLHKVRELIAELD, from the coding sequence TTGACTGATAGAAATCTAATTTTGGAAGCTATCAATGAAATTGACAATTCTGTTTTTGATAGGCCTTTTTTAAATGCAAAATTCTCTGTGTCTGAGGATGACATCAAAGAGGTAGAAAGATCTATTTCCATATCTTTTCCACTATCCTATCGAATGTTTTTGAATTTTTTCGGCAGTGGTGAATTCAGAGGAATGGAAATACGCGGCCTTGTGCCGAATAAACTGTTTCAGGATACTAGTAGTAGTGCACTAACGCTAAATCGTAATCTACAAAGAGATTTCGATTTTCCTGATGATTTATTCGCCTTTGAAAACCATGATGGAGATGCTGTTTCGTGCCTGATGTTATCTTGGATAGAGGATGGCGAATGCCCGGTAATACTGTGGGACCATAGCGAGAGTTACGAACGGCAGTTAGCGAGACCTCACATCTTGGCAGAGTCTTTCGGCGCGTATTTCTTGCATAAGGTGCGTGAGTTGATTGCAGAATTAGACTGA
- the aqpZ gene encoding aquaporin Z has product MTQRALAELLGTFWLVFGGCGSAILAAAFPDVGIGLLGVSFAFGLTVLTMAYAIGHISGCHLNPAVTLGLVAGGRFPMKEAPVYIIAQVIGAILAAAALFSIANGAEGFSGGLATNGFGEHSPGGYNMMAGLIAEVILTAFFLMIIMGATDGRAPAGFAPIAIGLGLTLIHLISIPVTNTSVNPARSTGPALLEGGIALQQLWLFWVAPIVGGVLGAIAYRVIGGSDDS; this is encoded by the coding sequence ATGACTCAACGTGCACTTGCGGAATTACTCGGAACATTCTGGTTGGTATTTGGCGGCTGTGGCAGCGCCATTTTGGCAGCCGCTTTTCCCGATGTGGGCATTGGCCTGCTCGGCGTATCCTTTGCCTTCGGCCTTACTGTTCTGACCATGGCCTATGCCATTGGCCATATCTCCGGTTGCCACCTCAATCCAGCGGTTACGCTGGGTCTGGTTGCTGGCGGGCGGTTCCCGATGAAGGAAGCGCCGGTCTATATTATCGCACAAGTCATCGGGGCTATTCTCGCCGCCGCTGCCCTATTCTCCATCGCCAATGGTGCCGAAGGCTTTAGCGGTGGGCTTGCCACCAACGGTTTTGGCGAGCATTCGCCCGGCGGCTATAATATGATGGCCGGTCTGATCGCCGAGGTGATCCTGACTGCCTTCTTCCTGATGATCATCATGGGTGCCACAGATGGGCGCGCACCGGCAGGCTTTGCACCTATTGCCATTGGCCTAGGCCTCACGCTGATCCACCTGATCAGCATTCCGGTTACCAACACCTCGGTTAACCCCGCGCGCAGCACCGGTCCGGCGCTGCTCGAAGGTGGTATTGCACTGCAGCAGCTCTGGCTGTTCTGGGTCGCGCCAATTGTCGGCGGCGTGCTCGGCGCGATTGCCTATCGCGTTATCGGCGGCAGCGACGACAGCTAA
- the galU gene encoding UTP--glucose-1-phosphate uridylyltransferase GalU: protein MKPIRKAVFPVAGLGTRFLPATKAIPKEMLPVVDRPLIQYAVDEAVEAGIEQMIFVTGRGKSAIEDHFDIAFELENTMTERGKDLSVLEPTRLGPGNCAYVRQQEPLGLGHAVWCARDIVGDEPFAVFLPDEFMHGSPGCMKQMVDAYQGTGGNLVSVLEVPEEKVSSYGVIAPGKAEGNLTEVTGLVEKPKREDAPSNLIVSGRYILQPEVMRTLEHQEAGAGGEIQLTDAMAQMIGNQPFHAVTFDGRRYDCGSKTGYIEANLALALERPDMAEEVRAMAKALLEE, encoded by the coding sequence ATGAAGCCCATTCGCAAGGCGGTATTTCCCGTCGCCGGTCTTGGCACACGTTTTCTGCCTGCGACCAAGGCCATCCCCAAAGAGATGCTGCCTGTGGTCGATCGCCCGCTTATCCAATATGCCGTAGATGAAGCGGTTGAGGCCGGTATCGAGCAGATGATCTTTGTCACCGGTCGCGGCAAAAGCGCGATTGAGGATCATTTTGATATCGCCTTCGAGCTGGAAAACACCATGACCGAGCGTGGCAAGGATCTGTCGGTGCTGGAGCCGACCCGGCTGGGCCCCGGTAACTGTGCCTATGTCCGCCAGCAGGAGCCGTTGGGGCTGGGCCATGCGGTTTGGTGCGCGCGTGATATTGTCGGCGATGAGCCTTTTGCCGTATTCCTGCCGGATGAGTTCATGCATGGCTCACCCGGCTGCATGAAGCAGATGGTTGACGCCTATCAGGGCACCGGCGGCAATCTCGTCAGTGTGCTGGAAGTGCCCGAAGAGAAGGTCTCCAGCTATGGTGTGATTGCACCGGGTAAGGCTGAAGGCAATCTGACCGAGGTGACAGGGCTGGTCGAAAAACCCAAGCGCGAAGATGCTCCGTCCAATCTCATCGTGTCGGGGCGCTATATCCTGCAACCCGAAGTCATGCGCACCTTGGAACACCAGGAAGCCGGGGCTGGCGGCGAAATTCAGCTAACCGATGCGATGGCCCAGATGATCGGCAATCAGCCTTTCCATGCGGTAACCTTTGATGGCAGGCGCTATGATTGTGGCTCGAAGACAGGCTATATCGAAGCCAATTTGGCGTTGGCGCTGGAGCGTCCTGATATGGCCGAGGAAGTGCGGGCAATGGCAAAGGCTCTGCTTGAAGAATAG
- a CDS encoding IS5 family transposase: MAWTGIARAEHSREGLRYPSDMTDREWMLLEPFIPPARRGGRPRTADMREVVNALLYIASAGCAWRLLPKCFPPVSTVRRYFYAWRDTGLFDTLNMVLVMNLREIEGREASPSAGVIDSQSVKTTESGGISGYDAGKKVKGRKRHIITDTCGFLIFVLVHSADIQDRDGAVDVLAATRHRFPWLRHVFADGGYAGQKLGVTLAGMGAWTMEIIKRSDHTKGFQALPRRWVVERTFAWLGRCRRLAKDWETSIESSTAWALIASIRMIIRRTAKYCYA; encoded by the coding sequence ATGGCATGGACTGGTATTGCCCGGGCTGAGCATAGCCGGGAAGGTTTGCGATATCCATCGGATATGACGGATAGGGAGTGGATGTTGCTGGAGCCGTTCATTCCCCCGGCGAGGCGTGGTGGTCGGCCGCGGACGGCGGATATGCGCGAGGTGGTCAATGCGCTGCTCTATATTGCCTCTGCCGGATGTGCATGGAGGTTGCTGCCCAAGTGTTTTCCGCCAGTGTCGACGGTACGGCGCTATTTCTACGCATGGCGGGACACTGGCCTGTTCGATACGCTCAACATGGTGCTGGTGATGAACCTGCGCGAGATCGAGGGGCGCGAAGCCTCGCCCAGTGCTGGCGTGATCGACAGCCAGAGCGTGAAAACCACCGAGAGCGGTGGAATATCGGGTTATGACGCGGGCAAGAAGGTGAAAGGCAGGAAGCGGCACATCATAACCGACACATGCGGGTTCCTGATCTTCGTCCTCGTCCACAGTGCCGATATTCAAGACCGTGACGGGGCTGTCGATGTGCTGGCGGCAACTCGCCACCGCTTCCCCTGGTTGCGACACGTCTTTGCTGACGGAGGATATGCAGGGCAAAAACTGGGGGTTACGTTGGCTGGCATGGGGGCGTGGACCATGGAAATCATCAAGCGCTCCGATCACACCAAGGGCTTTCAAGCCCTGCCACGCCGATGGGTCGTCGAACGCACCTTCGCATGGCTAGGGCGATGCCGACGCCTCGCCAAAGACTGGGAAACATCCATCGAAAGCTCAACCGCATGGGCGCTCATCGCTTCCATCCGTATGATTATACGAAGAACCGCAAAATACTGTTATGCTTGA